The Caproicibacterium amylolyticum genome includes the window ATCAAAGTCAGTGAAAATGTTTCCAAGATTACAACCCCCTGTTTCAAAAAGCTGTGGCGGCTGTATGACCGCGAATCCGGAAAAGCGATTGCAGATGTTGTTACCCTGCATGATGAATTAATTGACAATACAAAGCCCTATGAAATTTTCGACCCGATTCATGTCTGGAAGCACAAGCACGTTACCAATTTCCGCGCGGTTCCGCTGCGTGAAAAAATCTTTGAGCACGGCAAATGCCTTGCACAGGAAAAAACGCTTAAAGAACTGCAGGAGGACTGCAAACGTGAGGTCGGCACCCTGTGGGATGAAGTGCTTCGCTTTGACAACCCCCACCGCTACTATGTGGACCTTTCCCGCCCGCTGTGGAACATCAAGCAGAAAATGCTGGACGAATACACCTACTAATCTGTACGAAACAAGGAGTTCGAATGTGGAATATCTCGGTATTATAGCTCTGCTCCTGCTTCTGTGCTATATCAGCTACCCCGGCCGGGTCCGAAAGCTGGAGCGTAAAGTAAAAAAATTAGAGACCAGACAATCCGGAGGAAGCGCTATGTCAAAACTCATTTCCCAGCTGATTGGGAAAAACTGCACCCTAAAAACAGATGAAAATCTGGACTTTTCCGGCAGTTCAGAACTAAACTGCACCATTTTGGATGCCGACGACGAATGGATTCAGTGCCGCTGCACCGATAAAAAAGGAAATGTCACTACACGGATTCTGCGAATTGACAGCATTGAACAAGTACTGCTTCCCAATGAACCGCCTGTACAGTAATGCCGTTTCCCATAAACTTTTGCAAATCCGGTAGATAAATTCAATTTATTTTTTGTCTGCCGCCGCATAAAAGCGGATTCTACCAACAGTCGGTTGGATGTGCCCTGCGTTTCTGGTAAGATAGAAGCAGAAATTTTAAAACCGAAAAGAAAGGTGCACACCAAATGGACAACGAAAAAATGGCGCATTTTATTGCACAACTGCGCAAATCGAAAAAGATGACACAGAAAGAACTGGCTGCAAAACTCAGCGTAACGGATAAAGCTGTTTCCAAATGGGAACGCGGATTAAGCTGCCCAGATATTGCATTGCTTGCACCACTGGCCGAAATTCTGGATGTTACCACCGGTGAACTGCTCAGCGGTGAAAAAACGGCAGCGGCTCCTTCACCGGAGGCTAATGCTATCGCAGATACCGCTCTGCACTATGCGGACACCGTTGCCAAAAACCATGCGCGCAGAAGCCGCACACTTTTGGCGGAAATTTTGACGTTTCTCTCAGCCTCCGCCATGATTGTCTGCTCCATCTGTGACTATGCTATTAATGGCAGGCTCACGTGGGACTGGTATGTAATCAGTTCCCTTGTCTTTTTTTTGCTCATTGCACTCCCTGTGATTCTTTGGAAGAAGCATGGGCCATTCACATCCCTGCTCCTGTTAAGCATCAGCATCTTCCCCTATTTGTTTGCACTTGAGAAGTTGATCGGCATTGATGGCTTACTTCTCCCCCTTGCCGGACCGGTAACAGCTGTTGCGCTGGCTTACCTGTGGGTAGGCTATCTGCTGTTTCACAAGGCACATTTCACTAAATCACTTGCTTTTGCTATCTTCTTTGCTGTAGGCATTCCCACTGCATTCTGCATTAACTGGATTGTTTCCCGCTTTACCGGAGAGCCGCTGCTGGATGTTTGGGATGTTTTTACATATGCACCGCTTGCAGCGGCTTCCGTTGTTTTTCTACTGCACAACCGCCTGCATAAGACTACCAATTCTGCACCCTGTGCAGGTGAATTAGGAAAGGAATTAAAATAATGCTGGAATTTCGATACGATACGCAGCTGCTGATTGACGGCAAGAATATATCAGAAGACGCTGTCAATGAATACATTCGCACAAACATCAAAGGTGACTGTCTGCTGGCAGTCGGCGGCGATGATGTACTGAAAATCCACTACCACACCAACGCCCCGTGGGAAGTACTGGAATACTGCGCCGGACTGGGTGAAATCTACGATATTGTGATTGAGGATATGGAGCGGCAGGCAAAAGGACTGCGCGGATAAAAAGCTTTACACACACTTGAGGAGATGGAACAATCATGATTTACCAATGTACAGAAAAAGACCGCAGCCGTATTTTAGACTACATAGCAAAAGAACCGGAAATGAACTTGTTCATCTTCGGTGATATTGAAAATTTCGGCGTAGCAAAAGACCCGGTCTGGATCCGTATCCTCACCAACCCCGATGGCAGTTGGAATGCATTGCTTTTGCAGTTTTTTGATAACTTTGTGCTGTACAGCCAAAATGCAGATTATGACGCTGCCGCCGCTGCGAAATTTTTAAAGCAGCAGAAGCCATCCTGCATCAGCGGCAAGCTGGAACTGCTCAAACCGCTTGCTCGATATTTTCCGGATAAAGACTTAGAGCCGACCTACATGAGCCGCTGCAACAAAGTGAATCCGGATGCGGTGCACCCGCTGCCTGCGGATGTTACGGTTCGTGAAATGACACCGCCTGACTTTAAAGAACTCTCTGAACTTCTGTGTAAAATCGAAGAATTTGCAAAGACCTACACGAACCCTGAAAAATCCAAAAAAGAAAAGCTTATCAACTATGAACACGGAAGCCACACGTACGGCGTTTACCGTAACG containing:
- a CDS encoding helix-turn-helix domain-containing protein; translation: MDNEKMAHFIAQLRKSKKMTQKELAAKLSVTDKAVSKWERGLSCPDIALLAPLAEILDVTTGELLSGEKTAAAPSPEANAIADTALHYADTVAKNHARRSRTLLAEILTFLSASAMIVCSICDYAINGRLTWDWYVISSLVFFLLIALPVILWKKHGPFTSLLLLSISIFPYLFALEKLIGIDGLLLPLAGPVTAVALAYLWVGYLLFHKAHFTKSLAFAIFFAVGIPTAFCINWIVSRFTGEPLLDVWDVFTYAPLAAASVVFLLHNRLHKTTNSAPCAGELGKELK
- a CDS encoding kinase to dihydroxyacetone kinase, whose amino-acid sequence is MLEFRYDTQLLIDGKNISEDAVNEYIRTNIKGDCLLAVGGDDVLKIHYHTNAPWEVLEYCAGLGEIYDIVIEDMERQAKGLRG
- a CDS encoding GNAT family N-acetyltransferase, yielding MIYQCTEKDRSRILDYIAKEPEMNLFIFGDIENFGVAKDPVWIRILTNPDGSWNALLLQFFDNFVLYSQNADYDAAAAAKFLKQQKPSCISGKLELLKPLARYFPDKDLEPTYMSRCNKVNPDAVHPLPADVTVREMTPPDFKELSELLCKIEEFAKTYTNPEKSKKEKLINYEHGSHTYGVYRNGKLLATAATTADNSQSAMIVSVATLPGERGHGFATAAVAKLCANCFASGMHFLCLFYDNPAAGRIYRRIGFEELGQYAMLH